A stretch of [Clostridium] innocuum DNA encodes these proteins:
- a CDS encoding peptide ABC transporter substrate-binding protein: MKKLKKLMLSLFMGISVLSLSACGGGEESSSELKVALGGQITSLDPALADDTYSMIVIQNMYRTLFKLDEEGKLVKDLCEDYKVSEDGKTYTFTIKDAKWSDGEAVKADDFVYGIKRGLSYGPENSYNAQDGRKYIVGAQKAYEKNMKIKDMKDVGVKKVDDKTFTIDLIQPVQYFDKLMTQGIYTPLRSDIAKEKNSEWSLSADVPVNGPFKAESVNPADAVDLVKNTEYYEADKTTLEKLHFKIMEDSVSQYQGYDAGEIDFATYVANEGYTNYKGKDDLYRVDPYVSNYFIDINSLSTENKALQDVNVRKAMAMAVDRDGIVKVLDTGDYVTPLFGLVPHGIQGEKEDFRKEADDAGNLIKYDLKGAQALMKKAGYSDSKKLTIKYKTTGQQVNMDIAQILQEQFKKIYIDLKIEQVEQGVFYQQVDGGQFETSRYGLSATTLDPAAAYLGMWQKESQAVLIFDDAEYEDLMAKAALETDAVKRMQLLHDAENRMIVEQAYFIPLVTNTQVMLKKPGVKGLERTPAAMFYFEHVTIE, translated from the coding sequence ATGAAAAAGCTAAAAAAACTGATGTTATCGCTCTTCATGGGAATCAGTGTTCTCAGCCTGAGTGCCTGCGGGGGCGGGGAAGAAAGCAGCAGTGAGCTCAAGGTTGCACTTGGCGGACAGATTACCAGTCTGGATCCGGCGCTTGCGGATGACACGTATTCCATGATCGTAATTCAGAACATGTATCGTACCTTGTTCAAGCTGGACGAGGAAGGGAAGCTGGTAAAGGATCTTTGTGAGGACTATAAAGTCAGCGAGGATGGGAAAACCTACACATTTACCATTAAGGACGCAAAATGGAGTGATGGGGAAGCAGTAAAGGCAGACGACTTTGTTTACGGTATCAAGCGAGGACTTTCTTACGGTCCTGAGAATTCTTATAATGCACAGGATGGAAGAAAATACATTGTCGGAGCGCAAAAGGCTTATGAAAAGAATATGAAAATTAAGGATATGAAGGATGTTGGCGTAAAAAAGGTGGATGACAAAACCTTTACCATTGACTTGATTCAGCCTGTTCAATATTTTGACAAGCTGATGACACAGGGGATTTATACACCGCTTCGTTCTGATATTGCAAAGGAAAAGAATTCCGAATGGTCTCTATCGGCAGATGTACCGGTGAACGGACCATTCAAGGCAGAAAGTGTGAATCCTGCAGATGCGGTTGATCTGGTAAAGAATACAGAATATTACGAGGCAGACAAAACAACGCTGGAAAAACTGCACTTCAAGATTATGGAAGACAGCGTTTCTCAGTATCAGGGCTATGATGCAGGAGAGATTGATTTTGCTACCTATGTTGCAAATGAAGGATATACCAATTATAAAGGCAAGGATGATCTGTATCGGGTGGATCCATATGTATCCAATTACTTTATTGACATCAACTCCTTATCTACAGAAAATAAAGCACTGCAGGACGTCAATGTTCGTAAAGCAATGGCAATGGCAGTTGATCGTGACGGTATCGTAAAGGTACTGGATACAGGAGATTATGTAACGCCGCTGTTTGGTCTGGTTCCACATGGAATTCAGGGAGAAAAGGAAGATTTCCGTAAAGAAGCGGATGATGCAGGTAATTTAATTAAATATGATCTGAAGGGTGCACAGGCACTTATGAAGAAAGCTGGATACTCCGACAGCAAAAAGCTGACAATCAAATACAAGACGACCGGTCAGCAGGTAAATATGGATATCGCTCAAATACTGCAGGAACAGTTCAAGAAAATTTATATTGATTTGAAAATTGAACAGGTGGAACAGGGTGTCTTCTATCAGCAGGTAGATGGCGGTCAGTTTGAAACAAGCCGTTATGGTCTGAGTGCCACGACACTGGATCCTGCCGCAGCATATCTTGGTATGTGGCAGAAGGAATCTCAAGCGGTCCTGATTTTCGATGATGCAGAATACGAGGATCTAATGGCGAAGGCTGCACTGGAAACGGATGCTGTGAAGCGTATGCAGCTGCTGCATGATGCAGAGAATCGAATGATTGTTGAACAGGCTTACTTCATTCCACTGGTAACAAATACACAGGTGATGCTGAAAAAGCCGGGTGTGAAGGGGCTGGAACGTACACCGGCAGCAATGTTCTACTTTGAACATGTAACAATCGAATAG
- a CDS encoding M20 family metallopeptidase, with translation MKEERKKQLEELYAAKVQDKAEEISKWIYEHPEDGDQEFLSSAYICEQLKEAGFSVQLPYGSLKTAFRCELKGSKPGATYAFLAEYDALPGYGEQHDELAHACGHNWIGAVCAGVGLMFAQMQEELEGTIVIMGTPAEETTGGKCVLVEEGAFDDVDFAFQLHLGAENNAHVVTLAMDSLEFTFHGKAAHAAAYPHLGVNALDAVNLMFTGISYLRQQMRCDTRVHGIITKGGEACNIIPDLCACKFYIRAADKAYMEEISAKIVNIAKGASFMTGTQMEYRNFENTYYDLVNLESFQQLYVENAKLCGSGDFVDSDADASGSSDVGNVSHVCPMMYSELALKGPTPAYAHDVKFLEYLKLPCADDKLRKGIISLCLTVFDLYDEKQREDILNEFDARKN, from the coding sequence ATGAAAGAAGAAAGAAAAAAGCAGCTGGAAGAGCTGTATGCGGCAAAGGTGCAGGACAAAGCTGAGGAAATCAGCAAATGGATATACGAACATCCCGAAGATGGTGATCAGGAATTTTTGTCAAGTGCTTATATTTGTGAACAGCTGAAGGAGGCAGGCTTTTCTGTACAGCTCCCGTACGGGTCTTTGAAGACAGCATTTCGATGCGAGCTGAAGGGCAGTAAGCCGGGAGCGACCTATGCATTTTTGGCAGAATATGATGCCTTGCCGGGGTATGGTGAGCAGCATGATGAGCTTGCACATGCCTGTGGACACAACTGGATCGGAGCGGTGTGTGCGGGTGTGGGGCTCATGTTTGCACAGATGCAGGAGGAACTGGAGGGTACCATTGTTATTATGGGAACCCCGGCAGAGGAAACAACCGGTGGAAAATGTGTTCTTGTTGAGGAAGGCGCATTTGATGATGTGGATTTTGCCTTTCAGCTGCATCTGGGTGCAGAAAATAATGCACATGTCGTTACACTTGCCATGGACTCTCTGGAATTCACTTTTCATGGAAAAGCAGCTCATGCAGCTGCCTATCCGCATCTGGGAGTCAATGCCTTGGATGCGGTCAATCTGATGTTTACGGGAATCAGCTATCTGCGCCAGCAGATGCGCTGTGACACACGGGTGCACGGTATTATCACCAAGGGTGGAGAAGCATGCAATATCATTCCGGATTTGTGTGCGTGCAAATTTTACATCCGCGCAGCCGATAAGGCATATATGGAGGAAATCAGTGCGAAAATCGTCAATATCGCAAAGGGAGCTTCTTTCATGACGGGAACGCAGATGGAATATCGTAATTTTGAAAATACCTATTATGATCTGGTCAACTTGGAAAGCTTTCAGCAGCTGTATGTGGAAAATGCAAAGCTTTGCGGCTCCGGTGACTTTGTGGACAGTGATGCGGATGCCAGCGGCTCCAGTGATGTAGGAAATGTATCGCATGTCTGTCCGATGATGTACAGTGAGCTGGCATTAAAGGGACCAACACCCGCTTATGCGCATGATGTTAAATTTCTCGAATATCTGAAGCTGCCCTGTGCGGATGACAAGCTAAGAAAGGGAATCATCAGTCTGTGCTTAACCGTGTTCGATTTGTATGATGAAAAACAGCGTGAAGATATTTTAAATGAATTTGATGCTAGAAAAAACTAA
- a CDS encoding PTS sugar transporter subunit IIA — protein sequence MELRKILQEDDILIPMQADSKEEAIRQLARLLKEHEIVIDLDAFVKDVFLREAEGITGIGDYIAIPHGKSKGVKENRIAVGILQEPIYWESIDELPVKVVILFAVCARKHDADQSHLSMMAAVAKSLAYDDVKQRLYEAESRQDVMEAILSRQ from the coding sequence ATGGAGCTGAGAAAGATATTGCAGGAAGATGATATTCTGATTCCCATGCAGGCAGATTCAAAAGAGGAAGCAATACGGCAGCTTGCTAGGCTGTTGAAAGAGCATGAAATTGTAATTGATTTGGATGCGTTTGTAAAGGATGTCTTTTTACGGGAAGCGGAAGGTATCACAGGAATCGGAGACTATATTGCAATACCGCATGGAAAATCGAAGGGAGTGAAAGAAAACAGAATTGCGGTTGGCATATTGCAGGAGCCTATTTACTGGGAGAGTATTGATGAGCTTCCGGTAAAGGTGGTTATCCTCTTTGCGGTCTGCGCTCGGAAGCACGATGCAGATCAGAGTCATTTATCGATGATGGCGGCAGTTGCTAAATCACTGGCTTATGATGATGTGAAGCAGCGGCTGTATGAGGCGGAAAGCAGACAGGATGTCATGGAGGCTATTTTATCAAGACAGTGA
- a CDS encoding PTS fructose transporter subunit IIB, giving the protein MKIVGITACTAGIAHTYLVREKLVNAARELGHEIKIETQGSIGVEDILDEQDIAQADVVIISADIEISGRERFKGKKILDMPMKMVMKAPKKLLMQIEEKLKES; this is encoded by the coding sequence ATGAAAATTGTAGGTATAACAGCATGTACAGCAGGAATTGCACACACGTATCTGGTAAGAGAAAAGCTTGTAAACGCAGCAAGGGAGCTGGGACATGAAATAAAGATTGAAACACAGGGCAGCATTGGCGTTGAGGATATTTTGGATGAGCAGGATATTGCACAGGCAGATGTGGTCATTATTTCAGCAGATATCGAAATATCCGGAAGAGAACGGTTTAAAGGAAAAAAAATTCTGGATATGCCAATGAAAATGGTAATGAAGGCGCCAAAAAAATTATTGATGCAGATAGAAGAAAAATTGAAAGAAAGCTGA
- a CDS encoding PTS fructose transporter subunit IIC, whose amino-acid sequence MKKLQLKKHVLTGIAYMIPVVVAGGICLGISRIFGGVDIQEGTIAAALEQIGNAAIGFTVPVIAAGIAYSIANRPGIAPGLAAGTLANVVGAGFLGGLAGGFIAGYFAWLAKTYIKPPKLIEGLMPVLVIPVLSTLAVGLVFMYLIGTPLAMIQQGMTDWLLSLQGESGFLMGAIIGGMRFDMGGPFAQAAGAFCDAMLTQGVYAPKAASMVSGMTPPVGVAIAVFLARKRFTKAEHEAAKTALPLGLCFITEGVFPFLASDPLRIVAACTAGSAISGGLAVIFGCLCPIPAGGVFAIPFITEPFLFVVAFLVGVAVTAGVLLLLKPNRSAAAEDTEEDYDFTIEFNTK is encoded by the coding sequence GTGAAAAAATTGCAACTGAAAAAACATGTTCTTACGGGGATTGCCTATATGATACCAGTAGTTGTAGCAGGCGGTATCTGTCTGGGGATTTCCAGGATTTTTGGAGGGGTGGATATTCAGGAAGGAACGATTGCGGCAGCGTTAGAGCAGATTGGAAATGCGGCGATTGGATTTACAGTTCCCGTGATTGCAGCAGGCATTGCATATTCGATAGCAAATCGCCCAGGTATTGCTCCGGGTCTTGCGGCGGGTACCCTTGCAAATGTTGTTGGTGCAGGATTTCTTGGAGGTCTTGCAGGTGGCTTTATCGCCGGTTACTTTGCATGGCTTGCAAAAACCTATATTAAGCCGCCGAAGCTGATTGAAGGCCTGATGCCAGTGCTTGTTATCCCGGTATTGTCAACGCTTGCTGTTGGCTTGGTATTTATGTATCTGATTGGTACACCTTTGGCAATGATACAGCAGGGTATGACTGACTGGCTTCTCTCCCTGCAGGGGGAATCAGGCTTTTTGATGGGTGCTATTATTGGCGGTATGCGCTTTGATATGGGTGGTCCGTTTGCACAGGCAGCAGGTGCTTTCTGTGATGCAATGCTTACACAGGGGGTCTATGCACCGAAGGCAGCAAGCATGGTCAGTGGAATGACACCGCCTGTTGGTGTTGCCATCGCAGTATTCTTAGCAAGAAAACGGTTTACAAAGGCAGAGCATGAAGCCGCAAAAACAGCACTTCCGCTAGGCTTATGCTTTATTACAGAAGGTGTCTTTCCATTCCTTGCAAGTGATCCGCTGCGTATTGTAGCGGCATGTACTGCGGGGAGTGCAATTTCCGGTGGTTTGGCAGTAATTTTCGGATGTCTGTGTCCGATTCCGGCAGGTGGTGTTTTCGCGATACCGTTTATCACAGAGCCATTCCTGTTTGTGGTCGCTTTCCTTGTTGGTGTAGCTGTAACCGCAGGTGTACTGCTTCTGTTAAAGCCGAATCGTAGCGCTGCTGCCGAGGATACCGAGGAGGACTATGATTTCACCATTGAATTCAATACAAAATAA
- a CDS encoding class II fructose-bisphosphate aldolase, producing the protein MLVPMRDLLDKATIEGYGVVAPNVINECTARVCIEAAEELHAPLILDVGYVFHPDLVFLGRMLEEMAVRSSVPIAVNLDHGATYEQVMWALRAGFTSVMIDRSTASFEVNVRDTAEIVKAAHAVQVSVEAELGHVGDGFSYGREACLYTDPLQAVEFVKQTSVDCLAISVGTAHGVYAGKPQLDFKRIREIRQAVDIPLVLHGGSGSGDANLQKAIQCGISKINIGTDNFTAAIKAGGQAGEPHMVYHRMQQGFKDMVKHYMHIFHQEGKA; encoded by the coding sequence ATGCTTGTACCAATGAGGGATTTGCTGGATAAGGCGACGATAGAGGGCTATGGTGTGGTGGCACCAAATGTTATCAACGAATGCACCGCCCGCGTATGTATAGAGGCGGCAGAGGAACTGCATGCACCGCTGATATTGGATGTAGGCTATGTGTTCCATCCGGATCTGGTTTTTCTGGGTCGCATGCTGGAAGAAATGGCTGTTCGATCATCGGTGCCTATAGCTGTTAATCTTGATCATGGCGCAACCTATGAACAGGTCATGTGGGCATTGCGTGCCGGATTTACATCTGTTATGATAGATCGCAGTACTGCATCCTTTGAGGTGAATGTACGTGATACTGCTGAAATTGTTAAAGCTGCACACGCTGTACAGGTCAGTGTGGAGGCAGAACTGGGGCATGTGGGAGATGGCTTCTCCTATGGACGTGAGGCTTGTCTGTATACGGATCCATTGCAGGCCGTTGAATTTGTAAAGCAGACAAGTGTTGATTGTCTGGCGATTTCTGTAGGAACTGCACATGGTGTCTATGCGGGAAAGCCGCAGCTTGATTTTAAGCGTATCCGTGAAATTCGGCAGGCTGTCGATATACCGCTGGTCCTGCATGGCGGCAGTGGAAGCGGCGATGCAAACCTGCAGAAAGCAATACAGTGCGGTATTTCCAAAATCAATATCGGTACCGATAATTTTACAGCTGCTATTAAAGCGGGCGGGCAGGCAGGTGAACCTCATATGGTCTACCATCGTATGCAGCAGGGGTTTAAGGATATGGTTAAGCATTATATGCATATTTTTCATCAGGAGGGGAAAGCATAG
- a CDS encoding PTS transporter subunit EIIA, with amino-acid sequence MLSRRQKDILQQLERADDFISIRTLCETCSLSEKTMLSELTVIETILQEQEIGVLIRKRGSGVSLQLQKNKRRQYEMLLHTRQDQEEAFIVRSLFFHNADHVWSEKRFCEVLHAGRHVVHGYLRELSEFCCNYSIVIRNRQKYGILVKGDEFHIRDCIIALFMKRSDYPLVKGKVGQILDEQQSKQFQELFQGFLYHPLETCVLELEKDCHVYLDHISRLNVFLHLCMCILRVQQKAFVDMRQEQLDMLHKKQRNNRLLKVFETMEVIYHIPLPEQEKCYIQLYLDIYGLVDDSMFDVAREDLEHTEHFHTFVDQFLDILNGILSISIDREEELMEGLLTHLAGTIIRLKNGVRIHNPLLHEVRNSFSSIYQATWATSILFDQYYSVTITEDEIAYIALYLGVVREKTDYDLHVCLLVKRYDNVIRILREQIQKLHHAIRIDDIMTEQEYQSRKQHRRWDLVIATIDFHDDFPQIHVNEILKEEDCLYIRSIVNHILDKKILHGENNLPHADSMFDENLIFLEQSVESKEELLKQICEKLLKAGYVKEQFFSSVMQREREISTEIGSGVAIPHGNAQYVNDTVIVYAGLQKTIPWGRDESVQHVFLPVISVSNKNEVERSIKNFYRRLIALIEHGEIRKLLDMRYASEVIAHFEDI; translated from the coding sequence ATGCTGAGCAGAAGGCAGAAAGATATCCTGCAGCAGCTGGAGCGCGCAGATGATTTTATCAGTATACGCACCCTGTGTGAAACCTGTTCCCTGTCTGAAAAGACGATGCTTTCAGAACTAACAGTTATTGAAACCATCCTTCAGGAACAGGAAATCGGTGTGTTAATTCGCAAACGAGGTAGCGGAGTGTCTCTGCAGCTGCAAAAGAATAAACGCAGGCAATACGAAATGCTGCTGCATACCCGGCAGGACCAGGAGGAGGCATTCATTGTAAGGAGTCTGTTCTTTCATAATGCAGACCACGTATGGAGTGAAAAGCGTTTTTGTGAGGTTCTGCATGCGGGACGCCATGTTGTTCACGGCTACCTGCGTGAGCTTTCTGAGTTCTGCTGCAATTATAGCATAGTGATCCGCAATCGACAGAAATATGGCATTTTAGTAAAGGGAGATGAGTTTCATATCCGTGATTGTATCATTGCCCTGTTCATGAAACGAAGCGATTACCCGTTAGTAAAGGGGAAGGTTGGACAGATTCTGGATGAACAGCAGAGCAAGCAGTTTCAAGAGCTGTTTCAGGGATTTTTGTATCATCCGCTTGAAACCTGTGTATTGGAGCTGGAAAAGGACTGTCATGTATATCTGGATCATATCAGTCGATTAAATGTTTTCCTGCATCTTTGCATGTGTATTCTGCGTGTCCAGCAGAAGGCTTTTGTGGACATGCGGCAGGAGCAGCTGGATATGCTGCATAAAAAGCAGCGAAACAATCGACTTTTAAAGGTCTTTGAAACAATGGAAGTAATCTATCATATTCCTTTGCCGGAGCAGGAAAAATGCTATATTCAGCTGTATCTTGATATTTACGGTCTGGTAGATGATAGTATGTTTGATGTGGCACGTGAGGATTTGGAGCATACCGAGCATTTTCATACCTTTGTAGACCAGTTTCTGGATATATTAAATGGCATTTTAAGTATCAGCATAGATCGTGAGGAAGAATTGATGGAGGGACTGCTCACACATCTTGCAGGAACGATAATACGTTTGAAAAACGGTGTTCGGATTCATAATCCGCTGCTTCATGAGGTTCGCAACAGCTTTTCCTCCATATATCAGGCTACCTGGGCAACCAGCATTTTATTTGACCAGTATTATAGCGTGACGATTACAGAGGATGAAATTGCATACATAGCTTTATATCTTGGTGTCGTTAGAGAAAAGACAGACTACGATTTGCATGTCTGCCTCCTTGTAAAGCGCTATGACAATGTGATTCGTATTTTGCGGGAGCAGATTCAGAAGCTGCATCATGCCATAAGGATTGATGATATTATGACGGAACAGGAATATCAGAGCAGGAAGCAGCATCGAAGATGGGATTTGGTGATTGCCACGATTGATTTTCATGATGATTTTCCTCAAATTCATGTAAATGAAATTTTAAAGGAGGAGGATTGCCTGTACATTCGCTCCATTGTAAATCATATATTGGACAAGAAGATTCTGCATGGTGAAAACAATCTGCCACATGCAGATAGCATGTTTGATGAGAATCTGATTTTTCTTGAACAGTCTGTGGAAAGCAAGGAGGAGCTTTTGAAGCAGATTTGTGAAAAATTGCTGAAGGCTGGTTATGTAAAGGAGCAGTTTTTCTCTTCTGTCATGCAGAGGGAACGTGAAATATCGACAGAGATTGGATCAGGTGTTGCCATTCCACACGGAAATGCGCAATATGTTAACGATACAGTGATCGTGTATGCCGGACTGCAAAAAACCATTCCATGGGGACGTGATGAGTCAGTTCAGCATGTGTTTCTGCCGGTGATATCCGTAAGCAATAAAAATGAGGTTGAACGCTCCATCAAGAATTTTTACCGCAGGCTGATTGCTTTGATTGAGCATGGGGAAATCAGAAAGCTGCTGGATATGCGCTATGCCTCAGAGGTAATTGCACATTTTGAAGACATATAA
- a CDS encoding MerR family transcriptional regulator — translation MYTISQFSKLCGLTVKALRYYDTEGLLKPSFRKAENQYRYYNDEDLKTAQMIQYLRSLEFTIMEIKDILDNNEGEDLSYIL, via the coding sequence ATGTACACCATCAGCCAGTTTTCCAAATTGTGCGGTTTAACAGTAAAAGCATTGCGGTATTATGACACGGAGGGACTGCTGAAGCCATCCTTTCGAAAAGCGGAAAATCAGTACCGTTATTACAATGATGAGGATTTAAAAACGGCACAGATGATTCAGTATCTGCGCTCCCTTGAATTTACCATCATGGAGATAAAGGATATTCTGGATAATAACGAAGGTGAGGACCTTTCCTATATTCTTTAG